In the genome of Deinococcus sp. KSM4-11, one region contains:
- the folK gene encoding 2-amino-4-hydroxy-6-hydroxymethyldihydropteridine diphosphokinase: MSVAYVGLGANLGRPLETLRWAVGEVGRLGTLRGVSRVYRTAPVGGPAGQPDYLNAVLALDTTLPAGSLLRGLHAIEARGGRVRRERWAARTLDLDLLTYDDVVSGETPLLPHPLAWERPFVLVPLAELAAHLANPRTGERVAEALTRVGTAGVILEDVTGWPPV; the protein is encoded by the coding sequence ATGAGTGTGGCCTACGTCGGCCTGGGTGCGAACCTGGGCCGACCGCTGGAGACCCTGCGCTGGGCGGTCGGCGAAGTCGGTCGCCTGGGCACGCTGCGTGGCGTGTCGCGCGTATACCGCACCGCCCCGGTCGGCGGGCCGGCGGGCCAGCCGGATTACCTCAATGCCGTGCTGGCGCTGGACACGACCCTGCCCGCCGGGAGCCTGCTGCGCGGCCTGCACGCCATCGAGGCGCGGGGGGGCCGGGTGCGGCGCGAACGCTGGGCGGCCCGGACGCTCGATCTGGATCTGCTCACCTACGACGACGTGGTGTCCGGGGAGACGCCGCTGCTCCCGCATCCTCTGGCCTGGGAGCGGCCCTTCGTGCTGGTGCCCCTGGCGGAGCTGGCAGCGCACCTCGCAAATCCACGGACAGGGGAGCGGGTCGCCGAGGCCCTGACCCGGGTGGGTACGGCCGGCGTGATCCTAGAGGACGTGACCGGATGGCCCCCGGTCTGA
- the folB gene encoding dihydroneopterin aldolase — translation MTSRVVLEGLEFHARHGVYDTEAVLGARFVVDAELHYDFARLPDDLRRAVNYAAVYDAIRDEVTGHRYNLIEVLTDRIARRLLQDQRRLSRVVVRVHKPFAPLPGVFRDVYAELALNREEVTS, via the coding sequence GTGACCAGCCGGGTTGTCCTTGAGGGACTGGAATTTCATGCGCGGCACGGCGTGTACGACACCGAGGCCGTGCTGGGCGCGCGGTTTGTGGTCGATGCCGAACTGCACTACGACTTCGCCAGGCTGCCCGACGACCTCAGGCGCGCCGTGAACTACGCCGCTGTGTACGACGCCATCCGGGACGAGGTCACGGGCCACCGGTACAACCTGATCGAGGTGCTCACAGACCGGATCGCGCGGCGGCTGTTGCAGGATCAGCGCCGGCTGAGCCGCGTGGTCGTGCGCGTCCACAAGCCGTTCGCGCCGCTTCCCGGTGTCTTCCGGGACGTGTACGCCGAACTGGCCCTGAACCGGGAGGAAGTCACGTCATGA
- the folP gene encoding dihydropteroate synthase, with product MTRHFRLEFQFPVPGAVRVAGGWQLSWTGTAVMGIVNVTPDSFSDGGRHLGLDAALASARAMRDAGVLMIDVGGESTRPGAEVVPVAQELDRILPLIRVLSAESVVISVDTMKPEVAAEALRAGAHLINDVTGLHDPEMVLVCARAGAPACVMHMQGEPRTMQLRPQYGDVVAEVHAFLTERAAEVLAAGVPSVLIDPGIGFGKTLTHNLALLRALPQFTAGPLPVLVGASRKRLIDFIAEVPTAAERDPGTLALHLHAARSGAALVRAHAAAAHVQALRVQAALDDQP from the coding sequence TTGACCCGCCACTTCCGCCTGGAGTTCCAGTTTCCGGTTCCGGGTGCCGTGCGTGTGGCCGGCGGCTGGCAGCTGTCCTGGACGGGGACAGCGGTCATGGGGATCGTGAATGTGACTCCCGACAGTTTCAGTGACGGGGGCCGACACCTGGGTCTGGACGCGGCCCTGGCCTCGGCGCGCGCCATGCGGGATGCGGGCGTGCTGATGATCGACGTGGGCGGGGAGAGCACGCGGCCGGGAGCCGAGGTCGTGCCCGTGGCGCAGGAACTTGACCGCATCCTGCCGCTGATCCGGGTGCTGTCAGCCGAGAGCGTGGTCATCTCCGTGGACACCATGAAGCCTGAGGTGGCGGCGGAGGCCCTGCGCGCTGGAGCCCATCTGATCAACGACGTGACGGGCCTGCACGACCCGGAGATGGTTCTGGTCTGTGCGCGCGCCGGGGCGCCCGCCTGCGTGATGCACATGCAGGGCGAGCCACGCACCATGCAGCTTCGTCCTCAGTACGGGGACGTGGTGGCCGAGGTTCACGCTTTTCTGACTGAGCGGGCGGCCGAGGTGCTCGCGGCCGGGGTGCCTTCCGTGTTGATCGACCCTGGCATCGGTTTTGGCAAGACGCTGACGCACAATCTGGCGCTGCTGCGCGCCCTGCCGCAGTTCACGGCCGGGCCATTGCCGGTGCTGGTGGGGGCCAGCCGCAAGCGGTTGATCGACTTCATCGCGGAGGTGCCCACGGCGGCGGAGCGCGATCCGGGAACGCTGGCCCTGCACCTGCACGCCGCGCGCAGTGGAGCCGCGCTGGTGCGGGCCCATGCGGCGGCGGCCCACGTGCAGGCCCTGCGCGTGCAGGCGGCGCTGGACGACCAGCCCTGA